The Diaphorobacter ruginosibacter genome contains a region encoding:
- a CDS encoding MBL fold metallo-hydrolase, with protein MSTSPLQLPDDISVLERGWLSANNILFQGRHGAALVDSGYHTHAQQTVDLVAASLDGRPLDLLVNTHLHSDHCGGNAALQARWPHLQTRIPPGQLVHVRDWDARALTYEPTGQHCPPFRADGVLTPGSEIALGDGLWQIHAAPGHDTHAVVLFEPHSGVLISGDALWENGFGVVFPELDGEEGFGDVGATLDLIARLAPTIVIPGHGPVFGDVQRALDVARRRLAGFEADPLKHARHAAKVLLKYKLLEWQRIALDDALRWLRETPYFQVLHRRYFADREAAQWSEELVADLVRSDAAALEDRTTLLNR; from the coding sequence ATGAGCACCTCCCCCCTGCAGCTTCCCGACGACATCAGCGTGCTCGAACGCGGCTGGCTGTCGGCCAACAACATCCTCTTTCAGGGCAGGCATGGTGCGGCGCTGGTGGACAGCGGATACCACACGCACGCACAGCAGACCGTGGATCTGGTGGCGGCGAGCCTCGACGGCCGGCCGCTCGATCTGCTCGTGAACACGCATCTGCACAGCGATCACTGCGGCGGCAATGCCGCCCTGCAGGCCCGTTGGCCGCACTTGCAGACGCGAATCCCGCCGGGGCAGCTCGTGCATGTGCGCGACTGGGATGCCCGTGCGCTGACCTACGAGCCCACCGGCCAGCACTGCCCGCCTTTCCGCGCCGATGGCGTGCTCACGCCAGGGAGCGAGATTGCGCTGGGCGACGGCCTGTGGCAGATCCATGCCGCGCCGGGCCACGACACCCATGCGGTCGTGCTGTTCGAGCCCCACAGCGGCGTGCTCATCTCGGGCGACGCCCTGTGGGAGAACGGCTTCGGCGTGGTGTTCCCTGAACTCGACGGCGAGGAAGGGTTCGGCGACGTGGGCGCCACGCTCGACCTCATTGCGCGTCTCGCGCCGACCATCGTGATTCCGGGCCACGGACCGGTGTTCGGCGATGTGCAGAGGGCACTCGATGTCGCTCGCCGCCGCCTGGCCGGCTTCGAGGCCGACCCGCTCAAGCATGCACGGCACGCCGCCAAGGTGCTGCTCAAGTACAAGCTGCTCGAATGGCAGCGTATCGCGCTCGACGATGCGCTGCGCTGGCTGCGCGAGACTCCGTATTTCCAGGTGCTGCACCGCAGGTACTTTGCCGACCGCGAGGCAGCCCAATGGAGCGAAGAACTCGTGGCAGACCTTGTCCGCAGCGATGCAGCAGCGCTCGAAGACCGCACGACCCTGCTCAATCGCTGA